A single Cucumis melo cultivar AY chromosome 4, USDA_Cmelo_AY_1.0, whole genome shotgun sequence DNA region contains:
- the LOC127148995 gene encoding putative receptor-like protein kinase At3g47110, whose amino-acid sequence MTNNSILLISVGKLRDWAFVFIAADSEFLSCRMRQNYCSNTNRILCILLHHLFFISTTLAFAKTTISGIESDHLALLDLKSRILNDPLKIMSSWNDSRHLCDWTGITCNSTIGRVVVLDLEAHKLSGSVPTSLGNMTHLIEIRLGDNRFYGHIPQEFGQLLQLRHLNLSYNNFSGEIPGNISHCTQLVHLELGNNGLEGQIPHQLFTLTKLKRLSFPNNNLIGTIPSWIGNFSSLLHLSVAYNNFQGNIPNELGHLRRLEFFAITANYLTGTVPLSLFNITSLTLMSLTVNRLQGTLPPNIGYTLPNLQIFVGGGNNFTGSIPTSFANISGLRELDLPSNSFVGMLPNDLGSLKDLERLNFEDNILGSGRVGDLNFISSLANCTSLRVLGLSWNHFGGVLPSSIGNLSSQLKALTLGANMLSGSIPSAILNLINLQQLVVGQNNLNGSVPSNIGNLQNLVKLFLQDNNLTGPIPSSIGNLSSIVKLYMNDNRLEGSIPRSLGNCRTLQILDLSGNKLSGFIPNEVLHLSSFLAYLALNNNSLTGPLPLEVDEVVSLITLDVSKNKLSGNISSNLGKCVSMRYLDLSGNQFEGTIPQSLETLKSLEVLNLSSNKLSGSIPQFLGKLQSLKTQQINYGFSMDNLIGSGSFGSVYKGVLSNDGSIVAVKVLNLQQQGASRSFVDECNTLSNIRHRNLLKIITSCSSIDVQGNEFKALVFNFMSKGNLDCWLHPANQGHDQRRLSLLQRLNIAIDIACGLDYLHNFCETPIVHCDLKPSNILLDDDMVAHVGDFGLARYMLEGPDEQLSFSQTMSLALKGSIGYIPPEYGTGSRISIEGDVFSYGILLLEMIIGKRPTDDTFGHGVDIHLFATMGLSRDALGIIDHSMLSVEIDQEEESEDKIQEIAAMSEEQHRNIIPRYVEECLVSMMRIGLSCSLRAPSERTPMNVVVNELQAIKSSYLEFKKTRQR is encoded by the exons AAATCATGAGCTCCTGGAACGATTCCAGGCATTTATGTGATTGGACTGGCATTACTTGTAATTCCACCATTGGAAGAGTTGTGGTCTTGGACTTGGAAGCTCACAAACTGAGTGGTTCGGTACCAACTTCTTTAGGAAATATGACTCATCTCATTGAAATTAGATTGGGAGACAACAGATTCTACGGCCATATTCCCCAAGAATTTGGCCAGCTACTACAGTTACGTCATCTCAATTTGTCTTACAATAACTTCAGTGGCGAGATTCCAGGAAATATAAGTCATTGCACCCAGCTGGTTCATTTGGAGTTGGGTAACAATGGGCTTGAAGGTCAGATTCCACACCAGTTGTTCACGTTAACCAAGTTGAAACGACTCAGTTTTCCCAATAACAATTTGATTGGAACCATCCCATCTTGGATAGGAAACTTTTCTTCCCTCCTTCATTTATCAGTCGCGTACAACAATTTTCAAGGAAACATTCCCAACGAACTCGGGCACCTAAGAAGATTGGAGTTCTTTGCAATTACAGCAAACTATTTGACAGGTACAGTGCCACTTTCACTCTTTAATATAACTTCTTTGACTTTGATGAGTCTTACTGTAAATCGACTACAAGGAACTCTACCACCAAATATCGGATATACATTACCCAATCTTCAGATCTTTGTTGGTGGTGGCAATAATTTCACAGGGTCTATTCCCACGTCGTTTGCCAACATCTCCGGTCTTCGAGAACTAGATCTTCCTAGTAACAGTTTCGTTGGAATGCTACCTAATGATTTGGGGAGCTTAAAGGACTTAGAGAGACTCAATTTTGAAGACAACATACTTGGAAGTGGAAGAGTTGGCGACTTAAATTTTATCAGCTCCTTGGCTAATTGTACTAGTCTAAGGGTTTTGGGTCTGTCTTGGAATCATTTTGGAGGAGTATTGCCTTCATCTATTGGCAACCTTTCAAGCCAGCTCAAAGCGCTAACCTTGGGTGCAAATATGTTAAGTGGAAGCATTCCTTCTGCGATCTTAAACCTGATTAACTTGCAACAACTAGTGGTGGGACAGAATAATTTGAATGGTAGTGTTCCTTCTAATATTGGGAATCTTCAAAACTTGGTGAAGCTATTTTTGCAAGATAATAATTTAACTGGGCCAATTCCATCGTCTATTGGTAACTTGTCTTCGATCGTTAAGCTTTACATGAACGATAACAGACTTGAAGGAAGCATACCAAGAAGCTTGGGAAATTGCAGAACGCTTCAAATCCTTGACCTATCTGGGAACAAACTAAGTGGCTTTATACCAAATGAAGTTCTTCATTTGTCTTCCTTTTTGGCCTATTTGGCCTTGAATAATAACTCACTTACTGGTCCATTACCACTTGAAGTGGATGAGGTGGTTAGTTTGATAACGTTGGATGTATCAAAGAACAAATTATCAGGTAACATTTCTAGCAATCTTGGTAAATGTGTAAGCATGCGTTACTTGGATTTGAGTGGTAACCAATTTGAGGGAACAATTCCTCAATCTTTAGAAACTTTGAAAAGTCTTGAAGTACTAAATCTTTCCAGTAACAAGTTGTCTGGGTCAATTCCCCAATTTCTTGGTAAGCTTCAGTCACTCAA AACTCAACAAATCAACTATGGATTCTCCATGGACAATTTGATCGGTTCGGGTAGTTTTGGCTCTGTGTATAAAGGTGTTCTTTCAAATGATGGATCTATTGTTGCCGTTAAGGTTCTAAATCTCCAACAACAAGGTGCTTCCAGGAGTTTTGTTGATGAATGCAACACTCTCTCAAACATACGGCATCGGAATCTCCTCAAGATCATAACTTCCTGCTCAAGTATTGATGTACAAGGCAACGAATTCAAAGCATTAGTCTTCAATTTCATGTCCAAGGGAAATCTTGATTGTTGGCTTCATCCTGCAAATCAAGGACACGATCAAAGAAGGTTGAGTCTCCTGCAAAGATTGAATATTGCTATTGATATAGCATGTGGATTAGATTATCTTCATAATTTTTGTGAAACTCCTATTGTTCATTGTGATCTAAAGCCTAGCAACATATTGCTTGACGACGATATGGTAGCACATGTAGGAGACTTTGGGTTAGCTAGATACATGTTGGAAGGACCGGATGAACAATTATCTTTTAGTCAAACCATGTCACTTGCACTTAAGGGTTCTATAGGGTATATTCCTCCAG AGTACGGCACTGGTAGCAGAATTTCCATCGAAGGAGATGTCTTCAGCTATGGTATACTACTATTAGAGATGATCATTGGAAAAAGACCCACTGATGACACATTTGGTCATGGTGTGGACATTCATTTGTTCGCTACCATGGGGCTATCTCGAGATGCCTTGGGCATAATCGACCATTCTATGCTGTCAGTAGAAATAgatcaagaagaagaaagcgaAGACAAGATACAAGAAATAGCGGCAATGAGTGAGGAACAACACAGAAACATCATACCAAGATATGTGGAAGAATGCCTAGTATCAATGATGAGAATCGGATTGTCATGCTCCTTGAGGGCACCTAGTGAGAGAACACCGATGAATGTGGTCGTTAATGAATTGCAAGCAATTAAAAGCTCCTATCTCGAGTTTAAAAAGACACGGCAGAGGTAA
- the LOC103486305 gene encoding uncharacterized protein LOC103486305 isoform X1: protein MKTLETSNSIIANYSPSSYFSSSSSSSLKERLLSRGPEFISYRRPWKLANSGLQHFVPLRRGGIDFISCFSSYQQVADINQSDALENQETDQSKTVRVKFQLQKECTFGEHFFVVGDDPIFGSWDVTSAIPLNWADGHQWAAEVDIPVGKIIQFKFILQGITGNVEWQPGPDRTFQPWETSNTIIVSEDWDSAESRILSEEEKIVNQEEYSPIAPENLMVEYNLTYPNEELIPITNKDSIAHKESVESIDGSNIPALEENGCNISASEENISNVSLPGGNGSSISDSNEITKEILENDAQDDGVQESSVDDQVPILVPGLPPQVEGDGSVSGINESNDHKLPESQNIQKDPEVVAGQEMETKSSYEEIRQEDDTNTTENQSDLQEINNDIVQNDITWGHKTLKKFLSSLRLL from the exons ATGAAAACCCTAGAGACCTCCAACTCCATCATCGCCAACTATTCACCTTCTTCttacttctcttcttcttcttcttcttctttaaaaGAGCGTCTTCTTTCTCGAGGACCTGAATTCATCTCTTATCGGAGGCCATGGAAATTGGCTAATTCTGGACTTCAGCATTTCGTACCTTTGCGTCGTGGAGGCATTGACTTCATTTCTTGCTTCTCTTCATATCAGCAGGTC GCAGATATTAATCAGAGTGATGCTCTTGAGAATCAAGAAACAG ATCAATCAAAGACTGTCCGTGTCAAATTCCAGCTACAGAAAGAGTGCACATTCGGGGAGCATTTCTTTGTAGTAGGTGATGATCCAATTTTCGGTTCCTGGGACGTTACAAGTGCAATACCTTTAAACTGGGCCGATGGGCATCAATGGGCAGCAGAAGTG GATATTCCCGTAGGGAAAATAATCCAGTTCAAATTCATACTTCAAGGAATAACTGGAAATGTCGAATGGCAACCCGGTCCTGATCGAACATTTCAACCCTGGGAAACATCGAATACAATCATCGTTTCTGAAGATTGGGATAGTGCTGAATCGCGGATACTtagtgaagaagaaaaaattgttaACCAGGAGGAGTATTCTCCCATTGCCCCAGAAAATTTAATGGTTGAGTACAACCTCACTTATCCAAATGAAGAACTGATCCCCATTACAAATAAGGATTCAATAGCACATAAAGAATCGGTGGAATCGATTGATGGCAGTAACATCCCAGCTTTAGAAGAAAATGGCTGTAATATCTCTGCTTCTGAAGAGAATATCAGTAACGTCTCTCTTCCAGGGGGTAATGGTAGCAGCATTTCCGATTCAAATGAGATAACCAAGGAAATTTTGGAGAACGATGCACAAGATGATGGAGTTCAAGAAAGCTCTGTTGACGATCAAGTTCCCATTCTAGTTCCTGGTTTACCTCCCCAAGTCGAAGGTGATGGTTCTGTCAGTGGGATAAATGAATCTAACGATCATAAACTACCTGAG TCTCAGAACATACAAAAGGATCCTGAGGTTGTGGCTGGACAAGAGATGGAGACAAAGTCAAGTTATGAAGAAATTAGACAAGAGGATGACACAAATACAACTGAGAATCAATCTGATTTGCAGGAAATCAACAACGATATTGTTCAAAATGACATAACATGGGGTCATAAAACCCTGAAGAAGTTCCTCTCCAGTTTAAGACTGCTTTAG
- the LOC103486305 gene encoding uncharacterized protein LOC103486305 isoform X2: protein MKTLETSNSIIANYSPSSYFSSSSSSSLKERLLSRGPEFISYRRPWKLANSGLQHFVPLRRGGIDFISCFSSYQQADINQSDALENQETDQSKTVRVKFQLQKECTFGEHFFVVGDDPIFGSWDVTSAIPLNWADGHQWAAEVDIPVGKIIQFKFILQGITGNVEWQPGPDRTFQPWETSNTIIVSEDWDSAESRILSEEEKIVNQEEYSPIAPENLMVEYNLTYPNEELIPITNKDSIAHKESVESIDGSNIPALEENGCNISASEENISNVSLPGGNGSSISDSNEITKEILENDAQDDGVQESSVDDQVPILVPGLPPQVEGDGSVSGINESNDHKLPESQNIQKDPEVVAGQEMETKSSYEEIRQEDDTNTTENQSDLQEINNDIVQNDITWGHKTLKKFLSSLRLL from the exons ATGAAAACCCTAGAGACCTCCAACTCCATCATCGCCAACTATTCACCTTCTTCttacttctcttcttcttcttcttcttctttaaaaGAGCGTCTTCTTTCTCGAGGACCTGAATTCATCTCTTATCGGAGGCCATGGAAATTGGCTAATTCTGGACTTCAGCATTTCGTACCTTTGCGTCGTGGAGGCATTGACTTCATTTCTTGCTTCTCTTCATATCAGCAG GCAGATATTAATCAGAGTGATGCTCTTGAGAATCAAGAAACAG ATCAATCAAAGACTGTCCGTGTCAAATTCCAGCTACAGAAAGAGTGCACATTCGGGGAGCATTTCTTTGTAGTAGGTGATGATCCAATTTTCGGTTCCTGGGACGTTACAAGTGCAATACCTTTAAACTGGGCCGATGGGCATCAATGGGCAGCAGAAGTG GATATTCCCGTAGGGAAAATAATCCAGTTCAAATTCATACTTCAAGGAATAACTGGAAATGTCGAATGGCAACCCGGTCCTGATCGAACATTTCAACCCTGGGAAACATCGAATACAATCATCGTTTCTGAAGATTGGGATAGTGCTGAATCGCGGATACTtagtgaagaagaaaaaattgttaACCAGGAGGAGTATTCTCCCATTGCCCCAGAAAATTTAATGGTTGAGTACAACCTCACTTATCCAAATGAAGAACTGATCCCCATTACAAATAAGGATTCAATAGCACATAAAGAATCGGTGGAATCGATTGATGGCAGTAACATCCCAGCTTTAGAAGAAAATGGCTGTAATATCTCTGCTTCTGAAGAGAATATCAGTAACGTCTCTCTTCCAGGGGGTAATGGTAGCAGCATTTCCGATTCAAATGAGATAACCAAGGAAATTTTGGAGAACGATGCACAAGATGATGGAGTTCAAGAAAGCTCTGTTGACGATCAAGTTCCCATTCTAGTTCCTGGTTTACCTCCCCAAGTCGAAGGTGATGGTTCTGTCAGTGGGATAAATGAATCTAACGATCATAAACTACCTGAG TCTCAGAACATACAAAAGGATCCTGAGGTTGTGGCTGGACAAGAGATGGAGACAAAGTCAAGTTATGAAGAAATTAGACAAGAGGATGACACAAATACAACTGAGAATCAATCTGATTTGCAGGAAATCAACAACGATATTGTTCAAAATGACATAACATGGGGTCATAAAACCCTGAAGAAGTTCCTCTCCAGTTTAAGACTGCTTTAG